The following coding sequences are from one Pseudomonas mendocina window:
- a CDS encoding TonB-dependent siderophore receptor gives MARYPLFQTSASFALLLASAAMAGEAPVDLPEVTVQAQAAVEEGATDLHTPTVAGSRLGLTALQTPASTTSLSGAEVRERNNRSVQDAVTRTAGISDIGAPGNGGTALSARGFTGHASVMTLFDGIRMYTGMGTVSFPHDPWMVERIDVLRGPASVLYGEGATGAVVNVLAKKPFEGEIRNHVRFGYGSFDRNQQALDSGGSLSDTLSYRLNLNREASHGWADRDDSQNLGLSAALRWQANDDLAFTLAHDQGKLKPGSYFGTPLVDGKLRDSLRDKNYNVRNADIAYHEQWTRLTTDWTLSDQVSASNQLYYLKARRYWRNAENFTWDAAQGQLNRREQLEIKHDQEQIGDRQIFTFNHSLFGLASRTLVGGEFNRIRFNLANNSPYTDVGGGEFIDPWNPPPGYYQSLDAYRPHSRSETRTFALFAENQLQLSERWSLVTGIRRDQNHIDRDDLRAGTRSDRSLSGGNWRAGLVFAVTPQLSLYGQYSTSEDGVNNLITLNPGQQQMDLTESKQTEFGLKQSFWDGRGEWTLAAYHIVKKKLLSRETPTSPTVQIGQQSSDGLEATLELALDGGWQVSANAAFVRAEYDDFVEGGGDRSGNRPNNVPRRTANLWLNKDFGWGVDAGIGARYVDARYANTANTVDVPGYTVVDANVAWQVQPDVRLGLQLNNLFDRTYARSQMHNGQQWLLGEPRSFFVTADYSF, from the coding sequence ATGGCGCGCTATCCCCTGTTTCAAACCTCTGCATCGTTCGCGCTGCTGTTGGCCTCTGCGGCCATGGCTGGCGAAGCTCCAGTCGACCTCCCTGAAGTGACCGTCCAGGCACAAGCCGCGGTCGAAGAGGGCGCTACCGACCTGCATACCCCGACCGTCGCGGGCTCGCGACTGGGCCTGACGGCCCTGCAAACCCCCGCCAGCACCACCAGCCTCAGCGGTGCCGAGGTGCGTGAGCGCAACAACCGCAGCGTGCAGGATGCCGTGACGCGTACGGCAGGTATCAGTGATATCGGCGCACCCGGCAACGGCGGCACGGCGTTGTCGGCACGCGGTTTCACCGGTCATGCCTCGGTGATGACGCTGTTCGATGGCATTCGTATGTACACCGGCATGGGCACCGTGTCGTTCCCGCACGATCCCTGGATGGTCGAGCGTATCGACGTGCTGCGCGGCCCTGCTTCGGTGCTGTACGGCGAAGGTGCCACTGGCGCGGTGGTCAACGTGCTGGCGAAGAAGCCGTTCGAGGGCGAGATCAGGAACCATGTGCGCTTCGGCTATGGCTCGTTCGACCGCAACCAGCAGGCGCTGGACAGCGGCGGTTCGCTGAGCGACACCCTGAGTTACCGCCTCAATCTCAACCGTGAGGCCAGCCATGGCTGGGCCGATCGCGACGATTCGCAGAACCTGGGCCTGAGCGCTGCGTTGCGCTGGCAAGCCAACGATGACCTGGCCTTCACCCTGGCTCACGACCAGGGCAAGTTGAAGCCCGGTAGCTACTTCGGTACGCCACTGGTCGATGGCAAGTTGCGCGACAGCCTGCGCGATAAAAACTACAACGTACGCAACGCCGATATCGCCTATCACGAGCAGTGGACGCGACTGACCACCGACTGGACGCTTTCCGATCAGGTCAGCGCCAGCAACCAGCTCTACTACCTCAAAGCGCGCCGTTACTGGCGTAACGCCGAGAACTTCACCTGGGACGCCGCTCAGGGTCAGCTCAACCGCCGCGAACAGCTGGAAATCAAGCACGATCAGGAACAGATCGGCGACCGCCAGATCTTCACCTTCAACCACTCGCTGTTTGGCCTGGCCAGCCGTACCCTGGTCGGCGGCGAGTTCAACCGTATCCGTTTCAACCTGGCCAACAACTCGCCCTATACCGATGTTGGTGGTGGCGAATTCATCGATCCCTGGAATCCGCCACCCGGCTACTACCAGAGCCTCGATGCCTATCGCCCGCACTCGCGCAGCGAGACCCGTACCTTCGCCCTGTTCGCCGAGAACCAGCTGCAGCTCAGCGAACGCTGGTCGCTGGTCACTGGCATCCGTCGCGACCAGAACCATATCGATCGTGACGACCTGCGTGCAGGTACCCGATCTGATCGCAGCCTGAGCGGTGGAAACTGGCGTGCCGGCCTAGTGTTTGCCGTTACTCCGCAACTGTCGTTGTACGGTCAGTACTCCACCAGCGAGGATGGGGTGAACAACCTCATCACGCTCAATCCGGGCCAGCAGCAGATGGATCTTACCGAGTCCAAGCAGACCGAGTTCGGCCTCAAGCAGTCGTTCTGGGATGGACGCGGTGAATGGACGCTGGCTGCCTATCACATCGTCAAGAAGAAGCTGCTCAGTCGCGAAACCCCGACCTCGCCGACCGTGCAGATTGGCCAGCAGTCGTCCGATGGCCTGGAGGCGACTCTGGAGCTGGCACTCGACGGCGGCTGGCAGGTTTCGGCCAACGCGGCGTTCGTGCGCGCCGAATACGATGACTTCGTCGAAGGCGGCGGTGACCGCAGTGGCAATCGTCCGAACAACGTGCCGCGGCGCACCGCCAACCTGTGGCTGAACAAGGACTTCGGATGGGGTGTGGATGCCGGTATCGGCGCTCGCTATGTCGATGCCCGTTACGCCAATACGGCCAACACCGTGGACGTGCCGGGCTACACCGTGGTCGATGCCAATGTTGCCTGGCAGGTGCAGCCGGATGTGCGCCTGGGCCTGCAGTTGAACAATCTGTTCGACCGCACCTACGCCCGTAGCCAGATGCACAACGGCCAGCAGTGGCTGCTCGGCGAACCGCGCTCGTTCTTCGTCACTGCGGACTACAGCTTCTGA
- a CDS encoding precorrin-2 C(20)-methyltransferase: MAGRLLGLGVGPGDPELLTLKALRLLKSAPVVAYFVAKAKHNAGHGGNAFGIIEEHLDAAQQRLPLVYPVTTEKLAPPLSYEDVIADFYDTCAQQIAQLLDAGQDVAVICEGDPFFYGSYMYLHDRLAERYEVEVVPGVCSMLGCASVLGTPLVYRNQSLSVLSGVLPEDELEQRLRDAEAAVVMKLGRNFDKVRRVLRKLGLDERAHYVERATMASQKIVPLDEVEPMDSPYFSMILVPGQKWRG; this comes from the coding sequence ATGGCTGGCCGTCTGCTTGGCCTCGGCGTCGGCCCCGGCGACCCCGAGCTGCTCACCCTCAAGGCACTGCGCCTGCTCAAATCGGCGCCAGTGGTGGCCTACTTCGTGGCCAAGGCCAAGCACAACGCCGGCCATGGCGGTAATGCCTTTGGCATCATCGAGGAACACCTGGACGCCGCCCAGCAGCGCCTGCCGCTGGTCTACCCGGTGACCACCGAGAAGCTCGCCCCACCGCTGTCCTACGAGGACGTGATCGCCGACTTCTACGACACCTGCGCGCAGCAGATCGCCCAGTTGCTGGACGCCGGCCAGGACGTGGCGGTGATCTGCGAAGGCGACCCGTTCTTCTACGGCTCCTACATGTACCTGCACGACCGCCTGGCCGAGCGCTACGAAGTGGAAGTGGTGCCCGGCGTGTGCTCGATGCTCGGCTGTGCCTCGGTGCTCGGCACCCCGCTGGTGTATCGCAACCAATCGTTGAGCGTGCTCTCCGGCGTGCTGCCGGAAGACGAGCTGGAACAGCGCCTGCGCGACGCCGAAGCGGCCGTGGTGATGAAGCTCGGGCGCAACTTCGACAAGGTGCGCCGCGTGCTGCGCAAGCTCGGCCTGGACGAGCGCGCCCACTACGTCGAGCGGGCGACCATGGCCAGCCAGAAGATCGTGCCGTTGGACGAGGTGGAGCCGATGGATTCCCCTTATTTCTCGATGATTCTGGTGCCCGGACAGAAATGGCGGGGGTGA
- a CDS encoding C4-dicarboxylate transporter DctA, with protein MFMKLLPRSLFLQVVIGLVLGVLCGLSLPDLATQLKPLGDGFIKLIKMLIALIVFCVVVSGISGAGDLKKVGRIGLKSVIYFEVLTTFALILGLVVAYGLGLGSGANLHLNELSASDAALYASRTQELHGPATFIMDLIPSSVLGAFAENNILQVLLFAVLFGSALNLVGEQASGVARLINEFSHVIFRIMGMIVRLAPIGVFGAVAFTTSKYGIDSLKHLGALVAVFYVTCILFVLIVLGGVLRFCGVGLFPFLRYFREELTIVMGTASSDAVLPQIMRKLEHMGIRSSTVGLVIPTGYSFNLDGFSIYLTLAVVFIAHATGTDLAMSDLITILLVSLITSKGAHGIPGSALVILAATLTAVPAIPAAGLVLVLAVDWFMGIGRALTNLIGNCTATVAIARWDNDIDLQRAHAVLDGKPVQASAGNDSASMRVALPQESEARG; from the coding sequence ATGTTCATGAAACTGCTTCCCCGCTCGCTATTCCTGCAAGTCGTGATAGGCCTGGTGCTTGGCGTGTTGTGCGGCCTCAGCCTGCCGGACCTGGCCACCCAGCTCAAACCCCTGGGCGACGGCTTCATCAAGCTGATCAAGATGCTCATCGCACTGATCGTGTTCTGCGTGGTGGTCAGCGGCATTTCAGGTGCCGGAGACCTGAAGAAAGTAGGCCGCATCGGCCTGAAGTCGGTGATCTATTTCGAGGTGCTGACCACCTTCGCTCTGATTCTCGGGCTGGTGGTGGCCTATGGTTTGGGCCTGGGTTCTGGCGCCAACCTCCATCTCAACGAATTGTCTGCCAGCGATGCCGCGCTCTACGCCAGTCGCACCCAGGAGCTGCACGGCCCGGCGACCTTCATCATGGACTTGATCCCCTCCTCGGTGCTCGGCGCATTCGCCGAGAACAACATTCTCCAGGTGCTGCTGTTCGCCGTGCTGTTCGGCAGCGCGCTGAATCTCGTCGGTGAACAGGCCAGCGGCGTGGCCCGGCTGATCAACGAATTCAGCCATGTGATCTTCCGCATCATGGGCATGATCGTGCGCCTGGCGCCGATCGGCGTGTTCGGCGCCGTCGCCTTCACCACCAGCAAGTACGGCATCGACTCGCTCAAGCACCTAGGTGCCCTGGTGGCGGTGTTCTACGTGACCTGCATACTGTTCGTGCTGATCGTGCTGGGCGGTGTGTTGCGCTTTTGTGGGGTTGGCCTGTTTCCCTTCCTGCGCTACTTCCGCGAGGAACTGACCATCGTCATGGGCACCGCCTCGTCCGACGCCGTGCTGCCACAGATCATGCGCAAGCTCGAGCACATGGGCATCCGCAGCTCCACGGTCGGCCTGGTGATTCCCACCGGCTACTCGTTCAACCTGGACGGTTTCTCGATCTACCTGACCCTGGCGGTCGTGTTCATCGCCCATGCCACCGGTACCGACCTGGCGATGAGCGACCTGATCACCATCCTGCTGGTCTCGCTGATCACCTCCAAGGGCGCCCACGGCATTCCCGGTTCGGCGCTGGTGATCCTGGCCGCGACCCTGACCGCCGTGCCGGCGATTCCCGCTGCCGGCCTGGTGCTGGTGCTCGCGGTCGACTGGTTCATGGGCATAGGCCGCGCGCTGACCAACCTGATCGGCAACTGCACCGCCACCGTGGCCATCGCCCGCTGGGACAATGACATCGACCTGCAACGCGCCCACGCGGTGCTGGACGGCAAACCCGTGCAGGCCAGCGCCGGCAACGATTCCGCCAGCATGCGCGTAGCGCTGCCGCAAGAGAGCGAGGCTCGCGGCTGA
- a CDS encoding cobalt-precorrin-6A reductase, with product MNRRILLLGGTTEALRLARRLGPETVYSLAGLGRVPDDLACRVRVGGFGGADGLAAFIANEGIELLLDLTHPYAAQISHNAARAGEIAGVPCWALRRPGWEAGPQDDWREFEDWDDLIRLLAPFNRPFFTSGREPLAHLHEIPAHQHWTVRCLQAEPAPTRAEVIGARGPFSLESERELFARIACDVLVSKNSGSQSTEPKLQVARELGLPVLLLRRPALPEVDREFAEMEALWEVLQQQL from the coding sequence TTGAACCGGCGCATTCTGCTGCTCGGCGGCACCACCGAGGCGCTGCGCCTGGCGCGCCGGTTGGGCCCGGAGACGGTGTACAGCCTGGCCGGCCTCGGCCGGGTGCCGGACGACCTGGCCTGCCGCGTGCGGGTCGGCGGTTTCGGTGGTGCCGATGGTCTGGCCGCCTTTATCGCCAATGAAGGCATCGAGCTGCTGCTGGATCTGACTCACCCCTATGCGGCGCAGATCAGCCATAACGCCGCCCGTGCTGGCGAGATCGCAGGCGTGCCCTGTTGGGCGCTGCGTCGCCCTGGCTGGGAGGCCGGCCCTCAGGATGACTGGCGTGAGTTCGAGGATTGGGACGATCTGATCCGCCTGCTGGCGCCTTTCAACAGGCCTTTCTTCACCTCAGGCCGCGAGCCGCTGGCGCACTTGCACGAGATCCCGGCGCACCAGCATTGGACGGTGCGCTGCCTGCAGGCCGAGCCGGCGCCAACCCGTGCCGAGGTGATCGGTGCGCGCGGGCCGTTCAGCCTGGAAAGCGAGCGTGAGTTGTTCGCCCGTATCGCCTGCGACGTGCTGGTGAGCAAGAACAGCGGCAGCCAGTCCACCGAACCGAAGCTGCAGGTGGCCCGCGAGCTGGGCCTGCCGGTGCTCCTGCTGCGTCGGCCGGCGCTGCCGGAGGTGGATCGAGAGTTCGCCGAGATGGAGGCATTGTGGGAGGTGCTCCAGCAGCAGCTCTGA
- a CDS encoding FadR/GntR family transcriptional regulator: MFSSSKLVDSVVRKLLEPIDQGLWPAGQMLPGQRELAEQMAVSRPSLREAITVLETLGVLRSLPGKGVMVLERRGAALPEVKAPPSATMADVLQLRYALEPFMAGLVAQTLDGAELSQLRLLLLDMREAVEDGDMQALAGAYTSFHRKLVALTSNPIFLSVSKQIGSALEQSDQLMLRHPEYAGEILQEHEAILRAIRRQDSEQASQAMRQHILNEGTRLNINLRVPQA, encoded by the coding sequence ATGTTTTCTTCATCCAAGCTGGTCGACTCGGTCGTCCGCAAGCTGCTCGAACCCATCGACCAAGGGCTCTGGCCTGCAGGCCAGATGCTGCCGGGCCAACGCGAGCTGGCCGAGCAGATGGCGGTCAGCCGCCCCAGCCTGCGCGAGGCGATCACGGTGCTGGAAACCCTCGGCGTGCTGCGCTCACTGCCCGGCAAGGGCGTCATGGTGCTGGAGCGTCGGGGCGCTGCCCTACCGGAAGTGAAAGCGCCGCCGAGCGCCACCATGGCCGATGTGCTGCAGCTGCGCTATGCGCTGGAGCCGTTCATGGCCGGGCTGGTCGCGCAGACGCTCGATGGCGCCGAACTGAGCCAACTGCGCCTGCTGCTGCTGGATATGCGCGAGGCAGTCGAGGACGGCGACATGCAGGCGCTGGCGGGTGCCTACACCAGCTTCCACCGCAAGCTGGTGGCGCTCACCTCCAACCCGATCTTTCTCAGCGTTTCCAAGCAGATCGGCAGCGCCCTGGAACAGAGCGATCAATTGATGCTGCGCCACCCGGAATACGCCGGGGAAATCCTTCAGGAACACGAGGCGATTCTGCGCGCCATTCGCCGTCAAGACAGCGAGCAGGCCAGCCAGGCGATGCGCCAGCACATCCTCAACGAAGGCACTCGCTTGAACATCAACCTGCGCGTGCCACAGGCATAA
- the cbiE gene encoding precorrin-6y C5,15-methyltransferase (decarboxylating) subunit CbiE yields the protein MKPWLTLVGIGEDGYPGLGKAARRALLAATRIVGAPRQLALLPPCISGEREAWPSPFDLQPLLARRDEAVCVLASGDPMFYGVGASLARQVPADELQVLPAPSSVSLAAARLGWPLQEAEVVSLVGRPLATLNARLYPGTRLLVLSADGDTPAQVAEALCARGFGASRLTLLEHLGGPGERRLDGLAASWNLPRGADLNLLAVECLADAGAQLLPPTCGLPDDAYRHDGQLTKRDVRAVTLARLAPLPGELLWDVGAGCGSIGIEWMRAHPACRAIAIEANEGRQEHIRHNRDALGVPGLQLVAGHAPEALAGLPAPDAIFIGGGVTVPGVLDACWAALKPGGRLLANAVTIQSEAALVNFREQQGGELLRLVVAQAQPLGGFDTWRAALPITLLAVRKP from the coding sequence ATGAAACCCTGGTTGACCCTGGTCGGCATCGGCGAAGACGGCTATCCCGGCCTGGGCAAGGCCGCGCGACGCGCCCTGCTGGCGGCCACGCGCATCGTCGGCGCGCCACGCCAACTGGCGCTGTTGCCGCCGTGCATCAGTGGCGAGCGGGAAGCCTGGCCGAGCCCCTTCGATCTGCAACCGCTGCTGGCGCGGCGTGACGAGGCGGTGTGCGTGTTGGCCAGTGGCGACCCGATGTTCTACGGCGTCGGCGCCAGCCTGGCGCGCCAGGTGCCGGCCGATGAGTTGCAGGTATTGCCGGCGCCGTCCTCGGTATCGTTGGCGGCGGCGCGCCTGGGTTGGCCGCTGCAGGAGGCGGAGGTCGTGTCGCTGGTCGGCCGGCCGCTGGCCACGCTCAACGCCCGTCTGTATCCCGGCACGCGCCTGCTGGTGTTGAGCGCCGATGGCGACACGCCTGCGCAGGTGGCCGAAGCCCTGTGTGCGCGCGGTTTCGGCGCCAGCCGCCTGACCCTGTTGGAGCACCTCGGCGGCCCTGGCGAGCGCCGACTCGATGGCCTGGCCGCGAGCTGGAACTTGCCGCGTGGTGCCGATCTCAACCTGCTGGCGGTGGAGTGTTTGGCCGACGCCGGGGCACAACTGTTGCCGCCGACCTGCGGCCTGCCGGACGACGCCTATCGCCACGATGGGCAACTGACCAAGCGCGACGTGCGCGCGGTCACCCTGGCGCGTCTGGCGCCGCTGCCCGGCGAGCTGCTGTGGGACGTTGGCGCCGGTTGCGGCTCCATCGGTATCGAGTGGATGCGCGCGCACCCGGCCTGCCGTGCCATCGCCATCGAAGCCAACGAGGGGCGCCAGGAACATATCCGCCACAACCGCGATGCTCTGGGCGTGCCCGGGTTGCAGCTGGTCGCCGGGCATGCACCCGAGGCTCTGGCCGGACTGCCGGCGCCGGATGCCATCTTCATCGGCGGCGGCGTTACCGTACCTGGCGTGCTGGACGCCTGCTGGGCCGCGCTCAAGCCCGGCGGGCGCCTGCTGGCCAATGCCGTGACCATTCAGAGCGAGGCGGCGCTGGTGAATTTCCGCGAGCAGCAGGGCGGTGAGCTGCTGCGCCTCGTCGTAGCTCAGGCGCAGCCACTGGGCGGCTTCGACACCTGGCGCGCAGCGCTGCCAATCACCTTGCTGGCGGTGCGCAAACCTTGA
- a CDS encoding precorrin-8X methylmutase — protein sequence MLDYIRDGQEIYRRSFATIRAEANLDSIPADLEKLAVRVIHACGMVDVVEDLRFSPGAGAAGRAALLAGAPILCDARMVAEGITRPRLPANNRVICTLHDAGVPELAREVGNTRSAVALEHWREHLEGSVVVIGNAPTALFYLLEMLDTGAPKPALIIGMPVGFIGAAESKDALAADSRGVPYVIVRGRRGGSAMAVAAVNALASEVE from the coding sequence ATGCTTGATTACATCCGCGACGGCCAGGAAATCTACCGCCGCTCCTTCGCCACCATCCGCGCCGAAGCCAACCTCGACAGCATCCCCGCCGACCTGGAAAAACTCGCCGTGCGGGTGATCCACGCCTGCGGCATGGTCGATGTGGTGGAAGATCTGCGTTTTTCCCCCGGTGCCGGCGCGGCCGGTCGTGCGGCGCTGCTGGCCGGCGCGCCGATCCTCTGCGACGCGCGCATGGTCGCCGAGGGCATCACCCGCCCGCGCCTGCCAGCGAACAACAGGGTGATCTGCACCCTGCATGACGCTGGCGTGCCGGAGCTGGCCCGCGAAGTCGGCAACACCCGTTCGGCGGTGGCCCTGGAGCACTGGCGCGAACATCTCGAAGGCAGCGTGGTGGTGATCGGCAATGCCCCTACCGCGCTGTTCTACCTGCTGGAAATGCTCGACACCGGCGCGCCGAAGCCGGCGCTGATCATCGGCATGCCGGTGGGCTTTATCGGCGCGGCAGAGTCGAAAGATGCGCTGGCCGCTGACAGCCGTGGCGTGCCCTACGTGATCGTCCGCGGTCGCCGCGGCGGCAGTGCCATGGCGGTGGCCGCGGTCAACGCACTGGCCTCGGAGGTGGAGTGA
- a CDS encoding GntR family transcriptional regulator — protein MSANAAVQQPIQTTRQESSGARLTSHFVYQSIYTAILEKRLMPTAKLDKGTLGRIFGVSEWTVQRALTRLAEEGAVTIEPRQVAQVSRPSERQARQVLEARLLVEAEVIRQLGKHLADSPLHALHALVENQQRCLAVGDSAGLIEQAGQFHLKLAELAGNTLLLEFLRGLLSRSALNIALSRGAVYSARTCEEHLALIKALEAGDIPCATQLLVDHLNGVFDRMCFAPTPTADLHAAFKIRRTA, from the coding sequence ATGAGTGCAAACGCAGCCGTTCAGCAGCCCATCCAGACCACTCGCCAGGAAAGCAGCGGCGCCAGACTCACCAGCCACTTCGTCTACCAGAGCATCTACACGGCGATTCTGGAAAAACGTCTGATGCCCACTGCCAAGCTGGACAAAGGCACCCTTGGGCGGATCTTCGGCGTCAGTGAATGGACCGTACAACGCGCCCTGACCAGGCTCGCCGAAGAAGGTGCGGTGACCATCGAGCCAAGGCAGGTCGCCCAGGTCAGCAGGCCCAGCGAACGCCAGGCCAGGCAAGTGCTGGAGGCGCGCCTGCTGGTGGAAGCGGAAGTCATCCGCCAGCTCGGCAAGCACCTGGCGGACAGCCCATTGCACGCGCTGCACGCCCTGGTGGAAAACCAGCAGCGCTGCCTGGCAGTTGGCGATAGCGCGGGCCTGATCGAGCAGGCCGGCCAGTTCCACCTGAAGCTGGCGGAGCTTGCCGGCAACACGCTGCTGCTGGAATTCCTCCGCGGCCTGCTGTCACGTTCAGCGCTGAACATCGCGTTGAGCCGGGGTGCGGTCTATTCGGCGCGCACCTGCGAGGAACACCTGGCGCTGATCAAGGCGCTGGAGGCCGGCGACATCCCGTGCGCGACCCAGTTGCTGGTCGATCACCTCAATGGCGTGTTCGACAGGATGTGCTTCGCGCCCACGCCGACGGCCGACCTGCATGCCGCGTTCAAGATCAGACGCACAGCCTGA
- a CDS encoding ferredoxin: MSQAPYALVLFIGPGLARGASAERLQQRIEALLGEAHLHDSEQDDWLQAINEAPRPLLVVDLEPRADAAHRDWLRERIAERGDGAEVFVVCTALEDTWLDGLGALLAHRQAHLPCSDVPPVPAHHAWSQIPPHAQRLLLCNGPRCTRKGALGLWKTLRQRLKAAGKLECEGGVHITRSQCQFPCDLGPTASLYPQGEWYGIKDEAAVIRLVDERLVAGRALPELRIDEQGNN, from the coding sequence ATGAGCCAAGCCCCCTACGCCCTCGTTCTGTTCATTGGCCCAGGCCTGGCTCGTGGGGCGTCGGCCGAGCGTCTGCAGCAACGCATCGAAGCGCTGTTGGGCGAGGCGCACCTGCATGACTCGGAGCAGGACGATTGGTTGCAGGCCATCAATGAGGCGCCGCGACCGTTGCTGGTGGTCGATCTGGAACCACGCGCCGATGCCGCGCATCGCGACTGGCTGCGCGAGCGTATCGCCGAGCGCGGTGACGGGGCTGAGGTGTTCGTGGTCTGCACGGCGCTGGAGGACACCTGGCTCGATGGTCTAGGCGCGTTGCTGGCGCATCGTCAGGCGCATCTTCCCTGCAGCGACGTGCCGCCCGTGCCTGCGCACCACGCCTGGTCGCAGATTCCGCCACACGCGCAACGCCTGCTGCTGTGCAACGGCCCACGCTGCACGCGCAAGGGCGCGCTGGGCCTGTGGAAAACCCTGCGTCAGCGACTCAAGGCCGCCGGCAAACTGGAGTGCGAGGGCGGGGTGCACATCACCCGCAGCCAGTGCCAGTTCCCCTGTGACCTGGGGCCGACCGCGAGCCTTTATCCACAGGGCGAGTGGTATGGCATCAAGGACGAAGCGGCAGTGATTCGCCTGGTCGACGAACGCCTGGTGGCGGGCAGGGCGCTGCCGGAGTTGCGTATCGATGAGCAGGGCAACAATTAG
- the cobG gene encoding precorrin-3B synthase — MPTSVRPSACPGLLRIVPALDGGICRVKLPGGVLRSAQARAIAEAARQHASGVLELTNRSNLQIRGVLPGQESTLIDALLGAGLGPRVASADDVRNLLLSPAAGLDPQARMDVRPLANQLLDLLQDTPALHALSPKFALQLDGGETLAMREHPHDLWLAAEDKQHLLLGLAGCPVDAPLARVEATQAVELVRQLLLLFLDLATPEQSRMRQLLAQIPTDELLQRLQARLDFTLQAPATWQPAATISRSPAGIYPQAQSGLCMIVAGAQLGRLHAEQLLALAELSERHGDGELRLTPWQGVLLGNVPESASRELLAALGELGLLIHADEPLLGLVACTGSTACARGLADSKHHALHLAELLRESGARPQVHLSACPRSCASARVQPYTLLASTPDHYQLYQRTPEAPGFGRLLAPAMTIDEAGAWFARQHPAGTPDA, encoded by the coding sequence TTGCCTACATCCGTCCGCCCTTCCGCCTGCCCCGGCCTGCTGCGCATCGTGCCTGCGCTGGATGGCGGCATCTGCCGGGTCAAACTGCCCGGCGGCGTGCTGCGCAGTGCACAGGCGCGAGCGATTGCCGAAGCAGCGCGGCAGCATGCCAGCGGTGTGCTGGAGCTGACCAACCGCAGCAATCTGCAGATTCGTGGCGTACTGCCCGGCCAGGAAAGCACACTGATCGACGCCCTGCTCGGCGCCGGCCTCGGCCCGCGCGTGGCAAGCGCCGACGACGTGCGCAACCTGCTGCTCAGCCCCGCTGCCGGCCTCGACCCACAGGCACGGATGGACGTGCGCCCGTTGGCCAATCAGTTGCTCGACCTGCTGCAGGACACCCCGGCGCTGCACGCCCTATCACCCAAGTTCGCCCTGCAACTGGATGGCGGCGAAACCCTGGCCATGCGCGAACACCCGCACGACCTGTGGCTGGCCGCCGAAGACAAACAGCACCTGCTACTGGGCCTGGCCGGCTGCCCCGTCGACGCGCCGCTGGCGCGAGTCGAGGCGACTCAGGCGGTCGAGCTGGTGCGTCAGCTTCTACTGCTGTTCCTCGATTTGGCGACGCCCGAGCAATCGCGCATGCGCCAATTACTGGCACAGATCCCAACCGACGAGTTGCTACAACGCCTGCAGGCACGCCTGGATTTCACCCTGCAGGCACCTGCGACGTGGCAGCCTGCCGCAACGATCAGCCGCTCGCCGGCTGGGATTTATCCACAAGCGCAGAGCGGCCTGTGCATGATCGTCGCTGGCGCGCAACTGGGGCGGCTGCATGCCGAACAACTGCTGGCGCTGGCCGAGTTGAGCGAGCGCCACGGCGACGGCGAACTGCGCCTGACACCCTGGCAAGGCGTGCTGCTGGGCAATGTGCCGGAATCCGCCAGCCGTGAGCTGTTGGCCGCACTAGGCGAACTCGGCCTGCTAATTCACGCCGACGAGCCGCTGCTCGGCCTGGTTGCCTGCACCGGCTCTACGGCCTGCGCACGCGGCCTGGCCGACAGCAAACACCACGCCCTGCACCTGGCCGAGTTGCTGCGCGAAAGCGGCGCCCGCCCGCAGGTGCACCTCAGCGCCTGCCCGCGCAGCTGCGCCAGCGCTCGGGTGCAGCCCTACACCTTGCTGGCCAGCACACCCGACCACTACCAGCTCTATCAACGCACGCCCGAGGCGCCCGGTTTCGGCCGCCTGCTGGCGCCCGCCATGACCATCGACGAAGCCGGCGCCTGGTTCGCCCGCCAACACCCCGCAGGAACACCCGATGCTTGA